Proteins encoded by one window of Lathyrus oleraceus cultivar Zhongwan6 chromosome 1, CAAS_Psat_ZW6_1.0, whole genome shotgun sequence:
- the LOC127106337 gene encoding uncharacterized protein LOC127106337, with the protein MTLIKTDEDVRSMFQCHVTLSQLPSIEIYVRLVDNLEGQLNDNVEEQPSHNENHCYPTQSVQSHDYGMSQAIDEEPTQNNEPFIPNEEVSENSEDDLEEVRFEDLFGVSDDDGNKEILDTPAVALRAQPISLYNPPAHMQNISLDDAEPISVFGSFIPTHNFDEIEEGIEYEDKEECLLALQQWHIKCSLDFSVVKSGSVRFVIKCRNSTCNFKCRVSLRKGNSRWRVGKSSGPHTCTTTSMSQDHTKLSSEMISKSIMELVNRDASIKVKVIIAHVVEKYRYIISYKKAWIAKCKAVESLYGNWETSYNDLPQWILVMKTYLPGTIIELQTLPVISNDGSYLGDQRIFHRLFWAFRPCIRGFAYCKPIVQVDGTWLYGKYRGTLLMAVAQDGNGNIFPIAFALVESETKEAWSFFLKNLRMHVTPQANLCLISDRHESIKSAYNNPENGWQFPPSSHVYCIRHIAQNFMREIKDKDLRKIVVNMGYALTEATFNYYRGEIRRTNNDALSWIDNIPHDKWESAFDGGQHWGHMTTNLAEAMNAVLKETRNLPITVLVKSTYYHLGSLFGRRGHQWTKMLASGQVFTDNCNKGMAEEVIKANMHNVMQFDRERFYFMVQEKINHNDGRPTGTFSVDLRKQHCDCGKFQAFHLPCSHVIAACSSIRQDYSIHIPDVFKILNVFKVYQESFLGLPHEENWPQYEGFTLCHDDSMRRRKKGRPNSTRIRTEMDNVEKEKRRCEICREIGHMRRKCPNVAGPSQRPSR; encoded by the coding sequence ATGACACTGATTAAGACCGACGAAGATGTCAGGTCGATGTTTCAGTGTCATGTAACATTATCTCAATTACCCAGCATTGAGATATATGTTCGTCTAGTCGATAATCTTGAAGGACAACTGAATGACAATGTTGAGGAACAACCGTCTCACAACGAAAATCACTGTTATCCAACGCAATCTGTACAGTCACACGACTATGGAATGAGTCAAGCCATTGACGAAGAGCCGACTCAAAATAATGAACCTTTCATACCTAATGAAGAGGTGAGCGAGAATAGTGAGGATGATCTTGAGGAGGTTCGATTTGAAGATCTTTTCGGTGTTAGCGATGACGATGGCAATAAGGAAATATTAGACACACCGGCCGTTGCACTAAGAGCGCAACCAATTAGTTTGTACAACCCACCTGCGCACATGCAAAATATAAGTTTGGATGATGCCGAACCAATCTCCGTTTTCGGCAGTTTCATACCAACTCACAACTTTGACGAAATAGAGGAGGGCATAGAGTATGAAGATAAGGAAGAGTGTCTTCTGGCGTTGCAACAATGGCATATAAAATGTAGTCTAGATTTTTCTGTGGTTAAATCTGGCAGTGTACGTTTTGTCATCAAATGTAGAAATTCAACATGCAATTTCAAATGCAGGGTCTCTTTGCGCAAGGGCAACTCAAGGTGGAGAGTTGGTAAGTCTAGTGGGCCTCATACGTGCACAACCACTTCCATGTCACAAGACCATACAAAACTCAGTTCAGAAATGATTAGCAAGAGCATAATGGAGCTTGTAAATCGGGACGCTTCTATTAAGGTGAAGGTTATCATTGCTCATGTTGTTGAGAAATACCGGTATATCATATCATACAAAAAGGCATGGATTGCAAAGTGTAAGGCGGTTGAGTCGCTCTATGGAAATTGGGAGACATCTTACAACGATCTTCCGCAGTGGATACTGGTAATGAAAACATATCTGCCAGGTACCATTATAGAATTACAAACCCTACCTGTGATTTCAAATGATGGTTCATACTTGGGTGACCAAAGGATATTTCATCGTCTGTTTTGGGCGTTTAGACCATGTATACGTGGCTTCGCGTATTGTAAACCAATTGTGCAGGTTGATGGAACTTGGTTGTATGGCAAGTACAGAGGGACTCTGCTGATGGCTGTGGCACAGGATGGGAACGGGAACATATTTCCGATAGCGTTCGCATTGGTTGAAAGTGAGACAAAGGAAGCCtggagtttctttcttaagaaTTTGAGAATGCATGTTACCCCCCAAGCAAATCTATGCCTAATATCAGACAGGCATGAATCAATAAAGAGTGCATACAACAACCCGGAAAATGGATGGCAATTTCCTCCTTCATCACACGTCTATTGCATCAGACATATCGCGCAAAACTTCATGCGGGAGATTAAAGACAAGGATCTGCGGAAAATAGTTGTTAACATGGGTTATGCGTTAACAGAGGCAACGTTTAACTACTATCGGGGGGAAATCCGAAGAACAAACAACGACGCTTTATCATGGATAGACAACATCCCTCACGATAAGTGGGAAAGTGCATTTGACGGAGGGCAACACTGGGGTCACATGACAACTAACCTAGCAGAAGCAATGAACGCGGTATTGAAAGAAACCCGGAACCTTCCAATCACTGTATTGGTCAAATCTACGTACTATCATTTAGGATCACTATTTGGTAGAAGAGGCCATCAGTGGACAAAAATGTTAGCCTCTGGGCAGGTTTTCACTGATAACTGCAACAAGGGGATGGCTGAGGAAGTCATTAAAGCTAACATGCATAACGTCATGCAGTTCGACCGAGAGAGATTTTATTTCATGGTCCAAGAGAAGATTAATCATAACGACGGTCGACCAACCGGAACGTTCAGCGTTGATCTGAGGAAACAACACTGTGACTGTGGGAAATTTCAGGCATTTCACTTACCTTGCTCCCATGTAATCGCAGCATGTTCGAGCATACGCCAGGACTATTCCATTCACATTCCAGACGTCTTCAAAATTCTTAACGTCTTCAAGGTCTATCAGGAGAGTTTCCTAGGACTTCCCCATGAGGAGAATTGGCCACAATATGAAGGATTTACTCTTTGCCACGACGACTctatgagaaggaggaagaaagGGCGCCCAAACAGCACCAGGATTAGAACCGAGATGGATAACGTTGAGAAGGAGAAGAGAAGGTGTGAAATTTGTCGTGAAATAGGACACATGCGTAGGAAATGTCCTAATGTTGCAGGACCATCCCAACGACCTTCCAGATGA